CGTAGCGGCTAACATTACAGTCAGCGTTCTTAGCTCGGCTAGCTGCGTTTATTGAACaaccgcccccccacaccccagcATGCTATCATTGGATTCGCATCGGGTCTATGTGAGCagtgttttacaaagaaaataaacGTGCTTGTGTTTACATTCAAAAACCTGTCAAGACGTCATGCCTTGACGGGAGTTAACGACTTTAAATGAACCGTTGTATCGTTAGTTTACGTAGCTTAGCGCTGGCTACTCCTCGTTCATTTGTAAGAGGATTTGGCTTATCACTGCGCCCGATTTAATACCAAGATCAATACATTTTATGTAAACGTATAGAAGTAAgctttataaaatattttaactaaCGCGACGGACTAATGCCGCCGAGTCGCTATTAGAGAATGTGGCCGCTGGCACGTGACTTCAATATACTGGAAGGCTTTCATCGTAGATTGCGATCGCGGGGGAACATTTCACACATCGTTTGAGCGTCCtttgggggggagaaaacaccGGATTCCTTTTCTATCTAACCGTACTCCTACTGTAGCTGTTAGACTGTTAGCTGAGCTTCATTTGAGTAGAGCCCCACCgatggtattattattattgatggTAAACCATGGACATTAGTCTCAACAACGTGGAGGGGAACTTTAGCTGAgcctttctaaaaaaaaaaaaaggacttattACAGGTGAGTGCGATGTGTAACAGGATGCTGTGTGTCAACCTGATACCTGGACTCAAAGCTCACCTACCTGTCAGCAGCACCTATGACCCAATTGATGCATTTTTCATGTTGTGGGTCCGATGAGCTGATCTGTTATAGAACAAATGGTAAATTATTTGCCTTTCCATCCTAACATGCTGTTTAAATCTCAACGTGTAATGAAATGTCTTTTTGGCATCTACACTTGGATTTACGTGTGTTTATGTTGGATGTCCCCCCATCTTTTTCCTACACAGGCATCCAGCAACAGCCAAGTGGTACGATAGGAGGGACTCTGTTTTTATAGAGTTCTGTGTAGCAGACAGCAAAGATGTCAAAATCAATTTTGATAAAGCAAAGTTTGGTTTCAGGTACGTCTTTTTTCCCCTAATGGGTTTATAGTGAAAACGGCAACCTTTTTCTGACTGACTTTCACGAGAcacctgtgttttgtttttttttccctcgaaATGACTTTGCTGTTATTGCATTTCCGCAGTTGTTTTGGAGGAACCGACAATGTCAAGCATGAGAATGAAATGGATCTTTTCGAGGCCATTGACGTTAATGTGAGTTCCACTAAAACGTTTTGACAGTATTGCAGATTTTATTGTACAAAATACTGACAGAAACTGACTTGActtgtattttctttctatctCCATGCAGGAGTCCAAACATAACCGGACAGATCGCTCGGTGTTGGTCTATTTAAGAAAAGCACAGCCAGGGAAGCCGTGGCCGAGGCTAACAAAAGAGAAGGCCAAGGTCTGTTATTGGATGCAAAGGACAGTGTGCAGCGTTGTTGCACATGTTTACAGTAAGATAATCAATTAATGCAAAACATGAGGaacactgttttgtgttttcacagctgAGTTGGCTCAGTGTTGACTTCAACAACTGGAAAGACTGGGAGGATGACTCCGATGAAGAGATGGGGAACTTCGATCAATTCTCAAATGTAAGCTATATGCACTGATTAGGAGAGCGAAGTCCTTCATAAAGGGTGCAGTGTTGATAGGATTTTATCGAATTTAACTGTCCGTTCTCCtcattttggtttgtttacGGTTCTTTTTTTATATCATATTTTGTCATCTCCAAAAATTAATTCCTGAAAGGAttatcttttttgtattttaattacaTCTAAAGCTGTGACACTTGGTGTCACTTTAAACGCTGTAGCATTCACCTGGATATGAATCTATACGGTCAAATAAATATTGCTGACATGACAATACCGGCTCATGTTGAAATGGAATGAAGTACACACACATGGCTGTGTTATTCATCCTGTCCTCCTCACTCTGCCGCTGAGATTTACTTCCCTACAGGGAGAAGGGAATGCATTGTATCAGCCAGCACATCAAATTTAACATGGATTTTAAGCCGCATGGGGAACTTAGTTCTGGACTACAGTCcggcattttaaaaaaaagcttttgatttgaACAATTGGGAATTAGCTGAGCTATAAAGAGTTATGCTTTCTGGAAATATTGGCGTGTTGATAATGCATGATCTTTTTTACTTGCTATTTATTTTactgcactttttttgttttttattgagcGTCATTCTTTTAGTTTACCTTCTCTTATCTGGCTTGGCTGT
This sequence is a window from Pungitius pungitius chromosome 1, fPunPun2.1, whole genome shotgun sequence. Protein-coding genes within it:
- the ptges3b gene encoding prostaglandin E synthase 3b, with translation MHPATAKWYDRRDSVFIEFCVADSKDVKINFDKAKFGFSCFGGTDNVKHENEMDLFEAIDVNESKHNRTDRSVLVYLRKAQPGKPWPRLTKEKAKLSWLSVDFNNWKDWEDDSDEEMGNFDQFSNIMNNMGGEDDLADLDGPEEESADSDDEKMPDLE